In one window of Syngnathus scovelli strain Florida chromosome 20, RoL_Ssco_1.2, whole genome shotgun sequence DNA:
- the stmn4 gene encoding stathmin-4, producing the protein MTLAAYKDKVKELPLVSLFCACFRPQNLEKATYKAEDAVDLGWSAIKEVEVKELNKRASGQAFEVILKPPSFDGLPELNASMPQRRDPSLEEIQKKLEAAEERRKCQEAELLKHLAEKREHERGVIQKAFEENNNFIKNAKEKLEQKMEANKENREALLAAMLERLQEKDKHAEEVRKNKELKEEACR; encoded by the exons ATGACTCTTGCAG CCTACAAAGACAAAGTGAAAGAGCTCCCCCTGGTGTCTCTGTTTTGCGCCTGCTTTAGACCACAGAATCTAGAGAAGGCCACATACAAGGCAGAAG ATGCAGTGGATTTGGGATGGAGTGCCATTAAGGAGGTGGAGGTCAAAGAGTTGAACAAGAGGGCATCGGGTCAGGCCTTCGAGGTCATCCTGAAGCCGCCGTCATTTGATGGCTTACCAGAACTCAACGCATCTATGCCTCAGCGCAGAGACCCATCCCTGGAGGAGATCCAGAAGAAGCTAGAGGCAGCTGAAGAGAGGCGAAAG TGTCAGGAGGCCGAGCTGCTGAAGCACCTGGCGGAGAAGCGGGAGCACGAGCGAGGGGTGATCCAGAAGGCCTTTGAGGAGAACAACAATTTCATCAAGAATGCCAAGGAGAAGTTGGAGCAGAAGATGGAGGCAAACAAGGAGAACAGGGAGGCTTTGTTGGCCGCCATGTTGGAGAGGCTGCAGGAGAAG GACAAACACGCGGAGGAGGTGAGGAAGAACAAGGAGCTGAAGGAGGAGGCCTGCCGATAG
- the il17a/f3 gene encoding interleukin 17a/f3, whose protein sequence is MMLLLRVVLFLGLATALHATDGGPPNKVRVGRKGGQKRRTVKLVVENLLHESGDLMIADSIPNFANISLSPWTYKESLVPSRLPRVLSDARCLTSACLNQDSGEEDATLEVKPIKYQVLVLHRVSNRRSNSNLTKKKKKKKMKFRLEIQTITVGCTCIRRTV, encoded by the exons ATGATGCTTTTG ttaagagTTGTCTTGTTTCTGGGTCTGGCTACTGCACTGCACGCCACCGACGGAGGCCCACCAAACAAAGTCCGGGTGGGTCGTAAAGGTGGACAAAAGAGAAGGACAGTGAAACTGGTGGTGGAAAATTTGCTGCATGAATCAGGCGATTTGATGATCGCTGATTCCATCCCAAATTTTGCCAACATCTCTCTCTCACCCTGGACttacaa AGAGTCCCTTGTGCCATCTCGTCTCCCCCGGGTGCTCTCCGATGCGCGTTGTCTAACTTCCGCTTGTCTCAACCAAGACAGTGGAGAGGAGGATGCGACCTTGGAGGTCAAACCTATCAAGTACCAGGTCTTGGTTCTGCACAG AGTTTCAAACCGAAGGTCAAATAGCAACttgacaaagaagaagaagaaaaagaaaatgaagttCAGACTAGAAATACAAACGATCACAGTGGGTTGTACAtgcataaggcgcactgtttgA